The DNA sequence cgaacccgaaacccgataaaaacccgatacaaaatattatatatatatatatatatatatatatatatatatatatatatatattatgtgtttaatgtaaagtatacgtattgaaatattatggattattaggtatgaatattaacattttacttaatttatattcatttcatcaatatttttctcaGTTATCGTGcattaaaaatctaaatataataaaaatataaaatataaatgataagttgaatgattgtatacagttaagttaacatgtttcacgtgtttattgtattagatgaaacttgtaaaaccctttttatgttcctaaattttaaaaaaatcaatcatcacattttttttatggatatatatatactttttaatatttaattaattttattttttaaatacccgaattagacccgaacccgaaccgaaacccgaaaaaacccgacggatcggatctggatcttcattttccagatccggacccgaacccgaaccgacccgaaatataatggatcgggtctggatctcaaaaaacccgacccgacccgacccgttgccatccctagccAGTATTCCCTTCTCTCCATGTGCGAAGTTCAAATTTTGTCGAGTGAATACATGAGCACATttcattattcaaaatttattacatatatgGAAGTGGATTCAGTGTATGTTGAATTCATATTTGAAGAAcagttttctattttttaaaatatatagagaAAGAGAAGTTATGATGTTGAGCCATATTTTATAAAGATAATTTGAAGAAATTGATACGAGAACTTCTTATTCCATAACAACAATCATgaattttttggaaaaatgtGCTTGTTTATGAAAATTTAATTCCAAAAACTGAAAAAGTAAATATGTATagccttttttttaaaaaaatacaacgAAAAGGAACCAAGGAATGCTAATAAAATCTTGACTCacttaaaatattattgattttctattcatcttttattattacaatttatatattacaaatcatatatttaagtCCATGCTTGGTTAACAACtaattttattctatattttagGTCCGcctcatttcaatttttaattcttaatCAAGCATCAActatttgatattatttttattattttctagtcaattttatattaaatccaAATCATAATGAGATGGGCACATATGAAAAATGGTGTTACTGGTTATGGTTCAAGCACTTTTTCTACATTAAGGTACTCATTTCATCTCTACTTTCAATATCAAACTGTGGAATTCCAAATGGGCCCCTTGACTTTGTCAAAGCCCATAATCGGTGTACGGAGTCTCTACTTTATGTCTCCCACAATAAACCACCTCTACACTCACTGTCTGTCACACAACCTCCGTCACCGTCACTCATGCATGCACCACCGACCTATCCACGTCAAAACTCACAAAAACGTGGCACATCCACAACAAACCTTCACGCCCCCATATCCACGCGGCAGTCACTCTAAACTCCCCCTCAACCTAACCATGGTAAAATATCCACTCTTTTAAACTAACCCTGGTTTAACCTCAAGTTAAAAACCAGCTTATATACAACATCAAAACAAACTGAAGTTCATACACTGAAAACGCCAAGATGATGATCGGAGAAAGATCCCGTCACTCAAATCCCACCGTCCACGTCCCTCCGTGGTCTTTCGACAATCCAACGGCTGAGATTTCTCTCTCCCACAGCCCAAACACAAACCCTAATTACTTGGAAAATGATTATTCCTTCTTCCTGAAGAACAACTCTCTCGCAAATATCCGCAGATACATACAGTCCAATCTCGGCGAGATTGATGAAAATGATGTTTCTGATGATGAGAATGACGATGTTTCGGTGGATACCTACGCGTGCGACAACTTCCGCATGTACGAGTTTAAGGTGCGGAAGTGCGTGCGCGGGAGATCACATGATTGGACAGAGTGTCCGTACGCGCATCCGGGCGAGAAGGCCCGGAGGCGGGACCCGCGGAAGTTTCATTATTCGGGCACAGCCTGCCCGGACTTCCGCAAGGGGAATTGTAAGAAAGGAGATGTTTGTGAGTTTGCGCACGGGGTGTTCGAGTGCTGGCTACACCCCGCGCGCTATAGGACTCAGGTTTGTAAAGATGGGCAGGCGTGTAGGCGAAGAGTGTGTTTCTTCGCGCACACGCCAGAGGAGGTTCGGGTACTGAGCCCTCGGGCTTCGTGTCAAACACGAAGCCCGGGGGATTCGTATGACGGGTCGCCTAGGCGGCTTTGTTTTGAGGCGGAGTGTTCGCCGAATGAGTCGCCGCCTTTGTCGCCTATGGCAGTGAGTTCGCTGAGCAGGTCGTTGGGGTCGAGTTCGATTGGGGAGATGGTGGCGTCGTTGCGGCAGTTGCAGCTTAATAAGGTGAAGTCTATACCCACTTCTTGGGCTTTGCAGATGGGTGGTGGATCACCCGGGTCGGGTTTGAGCCGGGTCGGATTTAGTAGCTTGCCGAATACTCCGACGAGGTCTGTGACCCGACCCAGATCCGGGTATAGTGATTTTTGGGAGAAGATGAAGCTGGATGAGGAGGTGGAGGAGGAGCCTGTGATGGAGAGGGTGGAGTCGGG is a window from the Daucus carota subsp. sativus chromosome 8, DH1 v3.0, whole genome shotgun sequence genome containing:
- the LOC108197038 gene encoding zinc finger CCCH domain-containing protein 20, with the protein product MMIGERSRHSNPTVHVPPWSFDNPTAEISLSHSPNTNPNYLENDYSFFLKNNSLANIRRYIQSNLGEIDENDVSDDENDDVSVDTYACDNFRMYEFKVRKCVRGRSHDWTECPYAHPGEKARRRDPRKFHYSGTACPDFRKGNCKKGDVCEFAHGVFECWLHPARYRTQVCKDGQACRRRVCFFAHTPEEVRVLSPRASCQTRSPGDSYDGSPRRLCFEAECSPNESPPLSPMAVSSLSRSLGSSSIGEMVASLRQLQLNKVKSIPTSWALQMGGGSPGSGLSRVGFSSLPNTPTRSVTRPRSGYSDFWEKMKLDEEVEEEPVMERVESGKTLRAKMFEKLSKENPLDRVDPNPSDAPNPDLDLGWVSDLVK